The following are from one region of the Biomphalaria glabrata chromosome 12, xgBioGlab47.1, whole genome shotgun sequence genome:
- the LOC106050988 gene encoding uncharacterized protein LOC106050988 — MHQQFIDATELEEKFPDEFKSDRDLISLVRHLSDLTVQIKITKDHNGILSVVNGSGFAQRVRSERGSHCPDEECSRRQESHAWMVVTVTTVYHVVKTQEDAVKAEMTLSPSSSTQSVFRGFKLLDSDKETGERDWCAVEAVTHDLDIQNTLKSTIESLEQLQNITFERYRDKEPRLVVVVGHPHGGPKKISFGFWEVRTTLKEIRSNQDWCRYAHNAATCPGSSGSPVFILGQSLCGFGYWFGHPHNHSSRSEDGAWAVTSIGSEHKK, encoded by the coding sequence ATGCATCAGCAGTTTATTGATGCAACTGAATTAGAGGAAAAATTTCCAGATGAGTTTAAATCTGACAGAGATTTGATAAGTTTGGTAAGACATTTATCAGACTTAACAGTGCAGATCAAAATAACCAAGGATCATAACGGAATACTGAGTGTCGTCAACGGAAGTGGTTTTGCTCAAAGAGTTCGCTCAGAAAGAGGCTCCCACTGCCCGGATGAAGAATGCAGCAGACGACAAGAGAGTCACGCTTGGATGGTTGTCACCGTGACCACGGTGTACCACGTCGTGAAGACGCAGGAGGACGCCGTGAAAGCTGAAATGACACTGTCACCCAGCTCGAGCACACAAAGTGTCTTCCGAGGTTTCAAACTTTTGGATTCAGACAAGGAGACGGGAGAGCGTGATTGGTGCGCTGTGGAGGCTGTGACCCATGACCTTGACATTCAGAATACTCTCAAATCCACCATTGAATCCTTAGAACAACTTCAGAACATTACATTCGAAAGATATAGAGACAAAGAGCCTCGGCTTGTGGTCGTGGTGGGGCACCCACACGGGGGGCCGAAGAAGATCTCCTTCGGATTCTGGGAAGTCAGAACGACCTTAAAAGAGATACGAAGTAATCAAGATTGGTGCCGCTATGCTCACAACGCGGCGACCTGCCCGGGAAGCAGCGGTTCTCCAGTTTTCATACTTGGCCAGTCTCTCTGTGGATTCGGCTACTGGTTTGGCCATCCTCATAACCACAGTTCCAGAAGCGAGGATGGCGCTTGGGCTGTAACATCTATAGGTTCAGAACAcaagaagtga
- the LOC106050991 gene encoding uncharacterized protein LOC106050991, which yields MDFFKRLMNRVYSFFGIKQIKTCQEKHQHFIGVQDVVDRFPEEYKTDEDLLNLVKHMCDLTVHIQISKGESGFLHGTGFIQRVRTARGIKCPDRNCSLRGKSHAWVVVTVTTVYHVVETQGYAELAEITLNFDQDVPPSPSCRGCKLLESDKETDHYDWCAVECESHELDLEEKLKSCISSLEELQRATYERYKGADPRLVVVVGHPHGGPKKVTFGKWTKKDILKEIRSNQDWCRYVHTSATCPGSSGSPVFILGQPLCGYGYWFGHPHNHSGRAPDDSVAFTSIGSEHLQ from the exons ATG GATTTTTTCAAACGATTGATGAACCGAGTGTATAGTTTCTTCGGAATAAAACAGATAAAAACTTGCCAAGAAAAACATCAGCATTTCATTGGCGTCCAAGATGTCGTAGACAGATTTCCAGAAGAGTATAAAACTGATGAAGATTTGCTAAATCTGGTCAAACACATGTGTGATCTTACGGTCCATATACAGATAAGTAAAGGAGAATCCGGTTTTTTGCACGGAACTGGTTTTATTCAAAGAGTAAGAACAGCACGAGGGATTAAATGTCCTGACAGAAACTGTTCTTTAAGAGGGAAGAGCCACGCGTGGGTCGTTGTCACGGTAACGACCGTGTACCACGTTGTAGAGACGCAAGGGTATGCCGAGCTGGCTGAAATAACCTTGAACTTTGACCAGGATGTGCCACCTTCTCCCTCGTGCAGAGGCTGCAAGCTGCTGGAGTCGGACAAAGAAACGGACCATTACGATTGGTGCGCTGTGGAGTGCGAGTCACATGAACTCGACCTTGAGGAGAAACTCAAAAGCTGCATAAGTTCTCTAGAGGAACTACAGAGGGCAACGTACGAAAGGTACAAAGGCGCGGATCCTCGTCTTGTGGTGGTTGTTGGTCATCCTCACGGGGGTCCTAAGAAGGTTACTTTCGGAAAATGGACCAAGAAAGACATTCTCAAAGAGATTCGAAGCAATCAGGACTGGTGCCGATATGTCCACACGTCCGCCACCTGCCCAGGAAGCAGCGGCTCCCCTGTTTTCATTCTCGGGCAGCCCCTGTGTGGATATGGTTACTGGTTTGGGCACCCTCATAATCATAGCGGCAGGGCGCCAGATGACAGCGTAGCGTTTACTTCTATTGGCTCTGAGCACTTAcagtaa